accccagaaataaccctggaggcaaaaaaaaaaaaaaaaaagtgaaggggctgagtggtggcacacctggttgagcacacatgtcacaatgcacaaggacccaggttcaagccctcagtccccacctgcagggggaaagctttgtgagtgatgaagcagtgctgcaggtgtctttgtctctcccccatctctaccacccccttccctctcaatttctggctgtctctacccaataaataaagataataatttttttattattatggggAGACAGTATGTATaacagttatacaaaagactaatggcagggagtcaggtggtagcacagcaggttaagtgcaggtagcacaaagcgcaaggactggcataaagatcccagtccgagccccaggttccccacctgcaggagagtcgcttcacaagcagtgaagcaagtctgcaggtgtcatattttctctccctctgtcttcccctcctctccatttctctctgtcctatcaaacaacaacatcagtaacaacaataaaacaacaagggcaacaaaagggaataaataaataagtaaagactaATGGCgtttctgggaggtggtgtagtggataaagcactggattctcaagcatgaggtcctgagttcaatctccagcaacacaggtaccagagtgatgtctggttctttctctctctcctcctatatttctcatcaatcaatcaataaaatcttgatgaaaaaaaaaaaagactaatggctgagataccaggttcaatccaatccccagcaacaccataagccagaactgagcagtgatctgcctcctccccatctctcattaaacactaatacataaataaataaggtgagGAAGCTGAGAAGTTGGGGCTGCTGACTCCAACTCCTTGCTCTTTCTCAGACAAAACCAGcttcagggaagatagcataatggttttgcaaaaagcttttcatgcctgagacaccaaaggtctcaagttcaaaccccagtaccatcataaaccagagctgagcagtggtctggtcttttctctgattaaaataagtaaagtattcaaaaaaacaaaaaacaacccagCTTCAGTCGGAATTCCCTCTATATTTGAACTGACCTGATCCCACACAAAATGCCTTGTATATTTCCAGGGTAGAACTGTGAGACTTGGGGAACCTCTTTAGCAAAAGAATAACAAATTATATGTCAAAATTAAGAAGTAGGCCCTGGAAATAAGTAGGTTTGAAGTTTATGCTCTCTTAGCATCCAGGTAAATGGCTTCTCCTACATGCCCTGCCCACTGAAAAATCCGGACTCACCGGTATTTGACAGGGAATCCTCCCTGTTTGTGAAACGTGGCAGATGTGGGTTGTGTAAAATCTGGGAAAGGAATCTCCTTTCTCCCAGGAGACAAAAGGAATTACTGCAGCAGCAAAGCTGCTGCGTAAAGATGGAGGAGGCTGTGTGTcaggagtgtgcgtgtgtgtggcgGGTGGGGGGGGCTGTGACCCGGCTGTCCACGTTAAGGGCAGGGGCGGTGCGGGAGCCTGGCAGCTCCGAGTAATGGCGCTGGCCAGGGAGCGAGGCCTTGCCCCCTGGGAAGCAAGCGCTGTTCCGTGTCTCCCCGTTCCGTGAGGCGGGGGTAAAGACAGACAACCGTAGCCGAGGGCTGGGGGATCCGTGACCCGCACGGTAGTGGAGTGCGGGAGACTTCCGTCGAGAACGCACAGCTGCAGCTCGGGCAGCGAGGCCGGGGTGCCAGGCTCCCCGGCGCCGCCAGGATGGGGGTGCAGCGCCCGCGGCCTACTTTCCCAGGGCTGGTCGAGTCTTTTTTGACAAGCAGATTGCGTGACGGGGATTGGCTGGTCCCGGCGTGACGCCGATAACAACAAAGGTGGAGTTGGAAGAAATTAGattaaaggagagaaagagaaaaaaattaaagggggagCTGGCCGGGGACTGGAGGCTGACACCAAGGGGGAGATGAGCTGAGCAGTCTTACGGCTTCGACTAAGCTCCGGAACCCCCCATTTGCACAAACCCACTCGGATTTTGCCTTTCGTCCCCATCCGGGCCCAGCAACCGAAGCCGGGGCGGGAGGGTTGGCTGCTGCTTCTTGAGAAATGCCCCCAGCTCCTACCCTAACACCCTTGTTACCGCccagagagagggaactcatgcTCCGACTCCTCGGATCCTAAACGCGGCGGAGGTGAGGGGCATTGACAACGCCGTGAGGCTCCCGCTAAAACCCGGAAAGCTTCGTTGGGCGCCTAGATTGGACTACGCTGGGTGCTTCCCTGGTTTTTCAGTGTTGTAAATCGAAgcgttctttctttgctttttttttttttttttttgtaacagccCCTCTtgtctcccacccacccaacccccacccccgcttCAGGATtgcaaaagcaataaaaaaaaaaaaaaaaaaaaaaaccgagcacacagacacacaccagtgGTGACAGTGGAGAGTTGGAAAGACgcaggagagaaagaggcagcgGGGAGGGAGCAATGGGAGCGGGAAGCAGGCAGGTTTCCCGGCGAATCCCCCTCCAGCCCCGCATCGCCTCGCCAGCCCCGGTAGGGGACCGAGAAGCCGGGCGAGCAGATGGAGGAGTAGAGCTCGCTCTAGGCAGCGGGCTTGGCCGGAGAATGGAGGAGCCGCCAAGCGACCGGCTGATTGGAAGAGAAACGCAGAGCGATGGAGGCGGGGGTAGGAGGACGATTTCTCTGCGGGGACTGGCGGCGGCGTACACGCCCGGGTCGGGCGCTGCAGAGCTTGGCTGGCTTTCAACCCGCGCTTGCCGGCTCCAGCCCCGCGCGCCCCTACCCCCAGCCCTCCCGGCGGCTCCGCAGGTGAGTGCGacctggggacaaaaaaaaagacccaaaagTCTGAACACGCCCgcccagtcaaaaaaaaaaaattcccccctttctattttcaaGTATCCACCAGTACGGTGGGAGGGAAGGGGTGAGGCTGAAATCGCCCGGAGGAGGCGGAGGGGCCAGGCGAGGCCGGGGCAGCCCGGGAGGCGGCGGCGCCGAGGCGGCTCTGACGGGCAAACGCTCGGAGCGGCGCTGCGCTGCGCcgaggcgggcgggcgggcgggcggagcGGGGCGGGCGGAGCGCGGCGCGTGGGGCTCGCCATTAGCCGTCGCTCCGCTTCGCCATCTCGGGCTTTGTCTGGAGACTCGCCGCCCGGGAGTCGGCTGCAGGGGAGCTGCGGCTCGGCTCTTCGGCCCGCCGCACCCTTAGGTACCCCCAGCCCGCGCTCCCACCTACACGCTCGGTAAGTGAGCCCCGGCGCCGAGGATTTCGGGGGAGAGGGGTTGCTGCTAGTCGCGGCGCCGCCGGTCTCCATGCTCCCCGGCAGGCCTGCGGAGCCATGCCGGGCTGGACTGAATCGGGTCCCAGAGCGGTTCCTCCGCCGGAGCCCGGAGCCCCCCTCACCATTTCCGGGGTGCTTGAAGCAAAGAATTTAAAAACATAATAGTAATTTACAATAAGGGTATTTTTTcggggtaatttttttttaagtttcgtGTGCTTGTTCGGCCAGAAAGGGGACCGCGGGGTAGGCGCCGAAGCCTGGCACCGCGACCGACGTGCGTGCGCCCCAAGCCGATGGCCACGCTCCGGGGATGAGGGTGGGCGCGGACCGTCAGCCCCAAGAGGCGGGAGAAAAGAGGGGGTGAGGGCTGACGTGGAAACCGGAATCTCAGCTGGGAGAACTTGGAGAGCTCCAGAGGACTAGGGGCACCCCCAGAGCCTCACTGGCCGCCGGGGGGCCTTCAAGGCACCCTCTCTCCGGCCGCGCCTCGCACCCTCGTTCCCGCGCCGGCCAAGCCTGCTAGTTCCCCCGCGGGTCTGGCGAGGTCGCTCTCGCCGCCCGCCCCGGCTCCGAGCCCCGCCGCCATCCGGGCGGCTGCGTGTCTCCCtgccccggctccccccccctccccggcgGCAGGagccgccgccgccaccaccaccacccccctcccctccttccttccctccgcCTCGGCCGCCCGGGTTCCCCCAGCTCCCGCCCCTCCTCCCAGCTGCCCCCCGCGGAGCCCGCCCGGGCAGGCTGTGGGAGGGAGCGGAGCCGGCGTGGCGGGCGGGCTGGCGCTCACTCCCCGGGGGTCGGTGTGCGCTCTACGGGGAAGGACGCGCTCGCTGCCCCGCTTCTCCCGCCCCCCCtcccgctcctcctccctcctcctccccgctCCGGCGGCGGAGGCTGTTGCGGCGGCGGGGGGTGTGCGAGCTGAGGCCGGGGCcgacgggcgggcgggcggcgggcgggctgCCTGCAGGCGGAGGGCGCTGTGCTTTGTGCTTTTCGCCGCGAGGAGCAGCAGGCAGCAGCCACAGCCGGCGCCGCCACAGCAGCAGCAGCCGCGCCCGGAGGAGGAGCCGCTGCCGCCGCGGGAGGGAGCTGCGGCTGTGCCCGACTGAGCGGGGGAGGGCGCCGCCGCTCAGAGCCGGGGAGGGAGCCGCCGGAGCGGGAAGCCCGGAGGCCGCGCTGCGCCGGGTAACCGAGGCGGCTGAGGACGCGCGCGGGGCCGGGCGGCGGAGAGCGAACCGCGGGTGCGGTGGACGCCCGGAGGGGACCCGAGGCGACCTGTAGGCAAGGGACTGGGCGGGAGAGGGTCAGGGCACTGAGGACGCTGAGAGccgggggaggggaaggcaggaagCGAGGCCCAAGTGGAGAATCAGCCGCAGGCGGAGTAGCCCGCGCTTCTCCGAGCGGGCTGGCGCAGTTCTCGGCGGCCGCCGGAGGGGGCGGCGGGGCCGGCGAGTGCTGCGCCCCCGCCTCCCGGCCGCCGTCCTCCCGCCCTCTCCTTGGCTCAGCTCCCCGGAGGCCGGGGCGGGGGCGCCGGCGGGGCTGGGCCGCAGGCTCGGGGGAGGAGGCGGTGGTTCCCGCCGCGGTCGCGCCTCTGCGCCGGGCTCCTCCGTGCGCGTCGGGGTGGCTGGGCGGTGGTGGCGCCTCTGGCCCGGGTGGGTGGCTCGGGGGCGGGAAGCAGGCTAGGCCGCTTCTCTCCGGCTGCTCGATCGCCCAGCCAGGCCGGGGCCGCTGCGGGGGCCCAAGAGGGGGCGGCGGGAATCCAGATCCGGTCCCCGGGGGCGGTGCGGCCGCTGCGCTCCGGGGCTGGCGGCGGCTGCGCGGCGTCCGGGTCCCCGCCGGGTTGCGGAGGCGGGGGGAACCggaggggggggtgggggaggagggaggaggagactgCAGCGCGTGCCCGCTCTCGCGGTCGCGCGCGCCCTTTACccgcccttcctcctcccccgccCTCCAGCCTGGGGCCTCCCCGGGGCGGGCGCACATCGGAGGaggaattttttctttcttttttttttcccccttggttggggtgggggaaggaaggcGGGCGCTAGCTGCACGCGGGCGCTGGAAGCAGTCTCTCGCGTGGGCAGGGGAGGGCGCACGTCGCGGAGTCGTGTTcctagggcagggggtgggggtaggaagcCGAGGGGCGCACACCCACCGACCCATTAAGTCTCCAAGGGTCTTGGCAGGGTCTCTGAGAGTGTGGACTCGTACCCCCCTCCcctttgggggagggagggatagaaagtTCCTCTCCTCGCAACCAATCTAAGTGGAGATTGGTCTCTCTTCTAAAGGGTGAGGTGGCCTGGACCCAGGGGTGGCCGGCCAGCACAACCCAGGAGGTGGCTGGACGGCTAGAGAATGAACGGAGAAGCTGACTGTCCCACAGATTTGGAGATGGCCGCCCCC
Above is a window of Erinaceus europaeus chromosome 12, mEriEur2.1, whole genome shotgun sequence DNA encoding:
- the LOC107522975 gene encoding basic proline-rich protein-like, whose protein sequence is MCARPGEAPGWRAGEEEGRVKGARDRESGHALQSPPPSSPTPPSGSPRLRNPAGTRTPRSRRQPRSAAAAPPPGTGSGFPPPPLGPPQRPRPGWAIEQPERSGLACFPPPSHPPGPEAPPPPSHPDAHGGARRRGATAAGTTASSPEPAAQPRRRPRPGLRGAEPRRGREDGGREAGAQHSPAPPPPPAAAENCASPLGEARATPPAADSPLGPRFLPSPPPALSVLSALTLSRPVPCLQVASGPLRASTAPAVRSPPPGPARVLSRLGYPAQRGLRASRSGGSLPGSERRRPPPLSRAQPQLPPAAAAAPPPGAAAAAVAAPAVAAACCSSRRKAQSTAPSACRQPARRPPARRPRPQLAHPPPPQQPPPPERGGGGRRSGRGGGRSGAASASFPVERTPTPGE